From Haloarcula sp. CBA1127, a single genomic window includes:
- a CDS encoding halocyanin domain-containing protein: MQRPSTRRQFLAGTGLTALAVTAGCVSTGSSSEPAPETGTETTTATETATATETATPESTPESLDDWLDDANGYDGEPRTYGPRSQPVIMVGEGTDGGLAFDPPVIEVSPMTNVTWDWTSHGGQRNVVALDGTFDSGRTNAQLGTSYHYIFDEVGEYRYVSEPHRDEGMKGAVIVKERESSGYPAIDQWLGATGNFDGSITDRTGRSEATVAVGAEGNGGQYAFDPPAIKISTGTTVTWEWTGVGAAHNVFSTDGSQMASDSVISTDGSPLDSELVSEEGSTYKHTFEETGVSLYTCQPHQGLGMKGAVVVE, from the coding sequence ATGCAACGGCCCTCCACTCGCAGACAGTTTCTTGCAGGCACAGGGTTGACAGCGCTTGCCGTCACCGCCGGGTGCGTTTCCACGGGGAGTAGTTCGGAACCAGCCCCGGAAACCGGCACCGAGACCACGACTGCAACCGAAACCGCTACAGCGACCGAAACTGCAACGCCTGAATCGACGCCCGAGTCCCTCGACGACTGGCTCGACGACGCCAACGGCTACGACGGCGAGCCCCGCACGTACGGTCCACGCTCACAGCCAGTAATCATGGTCGGTGAGGGAACTGATGGGGGCCTGGCATTCGATCCGCCAGTCATCGAAGTATCGCCGATGACAAACGTCACATGGGACTGGACTTCCCACGGTGGTCAACGGAACGTCGTCGCGCTTGATGGGACCTTCGACAGTGGCCGGACGAACGCTCAGTTGGGGACGAGCTACCACTACATCTTTGACGAGGTCGGCGAGTACCGCTACGTCTCCGAGCCCCACCGCGATGAGGGAATGAAAGGGGCAGTCATCGTCAAGGAACGGGAATCTTCAGGATATCCAGCCATCGACCAGTGGCTCGGAGCGACGGGTAATTTCGATGGGTCCATTACTGACCGAACCGGGAGGTCCGAAGCTACGGTTGCCGTGGGCGCAGAAGGCAACGGCGGTCAGTACGCGTTCGACCCGCCCGCCATCAAGATATCAACCGGAACGACGGTTACCTGGGAGTGGACCGGCGTTGGCGCAGCACACAACGTATTCTCGACTGACGGAAGTCAGATGGCGTCGGATAGCGTCATTTCGACCGACGGTAGCCCACTTGATTCAGAACTCGTCTCAGAGGAAGGCAGTACCTACAAGCACACCTTCGAGGAAACCGGGGTATCTCTGTACACCTGTCAACCGCACCAAGGCCTCGGTATGAAAGGTGCGGTCGTCGTCGAATAG
- a CDS encoding helix-turn-helix domain-containing protein has translation MAHNDASKTQALFDALADPDCRDILRVLDEPLPAKEVASVCDLPQTSTYRKLEQLSEAELVAEETEVRPDGHHATAYVRDCGGVFVGVDADGAFEIDVLPAEERPSERLALLWSRVSEEL, from the coding sequence GTGGCACACAACGACGCGAGCAAGACACAGGCGCTGTTCGACGCCCTCGCTGACCCTGACTGTCGCGACATACTCAGGGTGCTCGACGAGCCGCTGCCAGCCAAGGAGGTCGCCTCGGTCTGTGACCTCCCCCAGACAAGCACGTACCGGAAGCTCGAACAGTTGAGCGAGGCCGAACTGGTCGCCGAGGAGACGGAGGTGCGTCCCGACGGCCATCACGCGACGGCGTACGTCCGGGACTGTGGCGGCGTGTTCGTTGGCGTCGACGCCGACGGCGCGTTCGAGATCGACGTTCTGCCGGCCGAGGAGCGGCCGAGCGAACGGCTCGCACTCCTGTGGTCGCGCGTCAGCGAGGAACTATGA
- a CDS encoding cryptochrome/photolyase family protein, with protein sequence MTVWLRGDHLLRRSGPVDNRPDEPVLLIEAESFARKLPYHPHKLILLFSAMRHFRDDLRDNGRTVQYRQTETFEDGLAAHFEANPDDTLVTHRPQTESARARLESLVAEAGGAVEFVADERFLCAPSQFDEWRGDGRYRHEDFYRFMRRETGYLMADGDPVGGEWNYDDQNRETPPDEWTPPEPPRFEPDAVTEDVIEWVDSTFEGSYDERPYGGDWADPEPFRWPVTRRQAVRALDHFVMDRLTEFGPYQDAMLDDEWAMSHSLLSTSLNLGLLGPAEVIERAIAAYEDGDAPLNSVEGFIRQVLGWREFLRHVYRREMPDLAEANQLGAGEALPDLYWDGDTDMACLSDVVDGVRERGYSHHIERLMILANFGLIYGVEPAQLNRWFHAGYVDAFHWVTTPNVVEMGLYGAGVFATKPYASSANYVDKMSNYCSGCPYYKTKTTGDGACPFNALYWDFLDRNEDTLRSNHRMGLMYSHVDNKGDEELTEIRERAEEIRKMAAEGEL encoded by the coding sequence ATGACCGTCTGGCTTCGTGGCGACCACCTCCTCCGCCGGTCCGGCCCCGTCGACAACCGACCCGACGAACCGGTGCTTCTGATAGAGGCGGAGTCGTTTGCCCGCAAACTGCCGTACCACCCACACAAGCTGATTCTGCTGTTTAGCGCAATGCGGCATTTTCGCGACGACCTCCGAGACAACGGTCGGACGGTCCAGTACCGCCAGACAGAGACCTTCGAGGACGGACTGGCGGCACACTTTGAGGCCAACCCTGACGACACGCTCGTGACTCACCGACCGCAGACTGAGTCCGCACGGGCACGTCTCGAATCGCTGGTCGCCGAGGCAGGCGGAGCCGTCGAGTTTGTCGCCGACGAACGGTTCCTCTGCGCACCGTCCCAGTTCGACGAGTGGCGCGGCGACGGCCGCTACCGCCACGAGGACTTCTACCGGTTCATGCGCCGGGAGACGGGCTACCTGATGGCGGACGGCGACCCAGTTGGCGGCGAGTGGAACTACGACGACCAGAACCGTGAGACGCCACCCGACGAGTGGACACCACCGGAGCCACCGCGGTTCGAGCCCGACGCCGTGACCGAGGACGTTATCGAGTGGGTCGATTCGACGTTCGAGGGAAGCTACGACGAGCGGCCGTACGGCGGCGACTGGGCCGACCCCGAACCGTTCCGCTGGCCTGTCACTCGCCGGCAGGCCGTCCGTGCGCTGGACCACTTCGTTATGGACCGGCTGACGGAGTTCGGGCCGTATCAGGACGCGATGCTGGACGACGAGTGGGCGATGAGCCACAGCCTGCTTTCCACGTCGCTGAATCTGGGACTCCTCGGCCCTGCGGAGGTCATCGAGCGCGCTATCGCCGCCTACGAGGACGGCGACGCGCCGCTGAACAGCGTCGAAGGGTTCATCCGGCAGGTGCTCGGCTGGCGCGAGTTCCTTCGGCACGTCTACCGCCGGGAGATGCCGGATTTAGCTGAGGCGAACCAGCTCGGCGCTGGTGAGGCCTTGCCCGACCTCTACTGGGACGGCGACACCGACATGGCCTGTCTCTCCGACGTGGTGGACGGAGTCCGGGAACGAGGGTATTCACACCACATCGAGCGGCTGATGATTCTCGCGAATTTCGGGCTCATCTACGGCGTTGAACCGGCACAACTGAACCGCTGGTTCCACGCCGGCTACGTCGACGCCTTCCACTGGGTGACGACCCCGAACGTCGTCGAGATGGGGCTGTACGGCGCGGGCGTGTTCGCCACCAAACCCTACGCCTCGTCGGCGAACTACGTGGACAAGATGAGCAACTACTGTTCGGGCTGTCCGTACTACAAGACGAAGACCACCGGCGACGGAGCCTGCCCGTTCAACGCGCTGTACTGGGACTTCCTCGACCGTAACGAAGACACGCTTCGGTCGAACCACCGGATGGGACTGATGTACAGCCACGTCGACAACAAAGGCGACGAGGAACTCACGGAGATACGCGAACGGGCCGAAGAGATCCGCAAAATGGCGGCCGAAGGCGAACTCTGA
- a CDS encoding fumarylacetoacetate hydrolase family protein produces MKRVRFRDTGGNVRGGRWTVEDGEPVVTAAAGPYGRIAFGDESYDPDEVDILPPCEPTKVVCIGRNYADHAEEMDSELPDRPMLFLKAPNAVASHGKHLTMPSGKERIDYEAELGVVIGEQCRNVSESGAMDVVAGYTCVNDISNRDDQRREQNWVRGKAFDNACPIGPLVATPEHVPEDASIELRLNGETKQSSSREHLIFSVPELIAEITSYMTLEPGDVIATGTPEGVGPMEDGDEVEVEIEGIGTLKHSVKIP; encoded by the coding sequence ATGAAGCGCGTTCGATTCCGTGATACTGGGGGGAACGTTCGCGGCGGTCGCTGGACCGTCGAGGACGGCGAGCCCGTCGTCACCGCCGCCGCCGGACCGTACGGCCGTATTGCGTTCGGCGACGAGTCCTACGACCCCGACGAGGTAGATATCCTCCCGCCCTGCGAGCCGACGAAAGTCGTCTGTATCGGGCGCAACTACGCCGACCACGCCGAGGAGATGGACTCGGAGCTCCCCGACAGGCCGATGCTGTTTCTCAAAGCCCCGAACGCCGTCGCGTCCCACGGCAAGCACCTCACGATGCCCTCCGGGAAGGAGCGCATCGACTACGAGGCCGAGCTCGGGGTCGTCATCGGCGAGCAGTGCCGGAACGTCAGCGAATCGGGCGCGATGGACGTCGTCGCGGGCTACACCTGTGTCAACGACATCTCTAACCGCGACGACCAGCGGCGGGAACAGAACTGGGTCCGCGGGAAGGCCTTCGACAACGCCTGCCCCATCGGCCCGCTCGTGGCCACACCGGAGCACGTCCCGGAAGACGCCAGTATCGAACTCCGTCTCAACGGCGAGACGAAGCAGTCCTCCTCCCGTGAGCACCTCATCTTCTCAGTCCCCGAACTGATCGCGGAGATAACCTCGTATATGACGCTCGAACCCGGCGATGTCATCGCTACGGGGACGCCCGAAGGGGTCGGCCCGATGGAAGACGGCGACGAGGTCGAAGTCGAAATCGAAGGAATCGGGACGCTCAAACACAGCGTCAAGATACCATAG
- a CDS encoding halocyanin domain-containing protein — MTDDLDRRTFIRTTAAVSGAGLLAGCGGSGGDGGSGETEATEAEEMATTEAEEMDTESSGGMETVEASSEVADYVGESSNFDGNTVVMTDQDEVSVAVGAEGNGGAFAFDPPAIKVSTGTTVVWEWTGEGAGHNVKSEGDGPLDSGSAVSEEGNTYEYTFEETGTYLYNCVPHKALGMVGAVVVE; from the coding sequence ATGACAGACGACCTCGACAGGCGGACGTTCATCCGCACGACGGCAGCCGTATCAGGCGCTGGACTCCTTGCTGGCTGTGGCGGGTCCGGCGGCGATGGTGGCAGCGGCGAAACGGAAGCCACCGAAGCAGAGGAGATGGCGACCACTGAAGCCGAGGAGATGGACACCGAGAGCAGCGGTGGGATGGAAACCGTCGAAGCGTCAAGCGAAGTGGCGGACTACGTCGGCGAGTCGTCCAACTTCGACGGCAACACGGTCGTGATGACTGATCAGGACGAGGTCTCCGTTGCAGTCGGCGCTGAGGGGAACGGCGGCGCGTTCGCCTTCGATCCGCCCGCGATCAAAGTCTCGACCGGAACGACGGTCGTCTGGGAGTGGACCGGTGAAGGTGCCGGCCACAACGTCAAGTCCGAAGGCGACGGCCCGCTCGACTCGGGTTCGGCTGTCTCAGAGGAAGGAAACACCTACGAGTACACGTTCGAGGAAACCGGCACCTACCTCTACAACTGTGTCCCGCACAAGGCGCTGGGGATGGTCGGCGCAGTCGTCGTCGAGTAA
- the surE gene encoding 5'/3'-nucleotidase SurE: MDEPTILLTNDDGIESAGLRAVYDGLSTVGDVTAVAPAEDQSAVGRAISHEVTVHEHELGYAVEGTPSDCVVAGLEALVTDTDLVVAGCNRGANLGAYVLGRSGTVSAAVEATFFDVPAIAVSMYIPVREDAAFADIEANGDSYREAAKATTYLADHAVDAGVFEQCDYLNINAPVAEWGDAQMTVTRPSHLYEMDAVQDGDAVTLHDRIWEHMAEGDIPDPEGTDRRAVVDGKVSVSPLTAPHTTEHHEALDAIAETYEPGDSGEAAD, translated from the coding sequence ATGGACGAGCCGACGATTTTGCTGACGAACGACGACGGCATCGAGAGCGCCGGCCTCCGGGCGGTGTACGACGGTCTCTCGACAGTCGGCGACGTGACTGCGGTCGCCCCGGCAGAGGACCAGAGCGCGGTCGGTCGGGCTATTTCACACGAAGTGACCGTCCACGAGCACGAACTTGGCTACGCTGTCGAAGGGACTCCTTCGGACTGCGTCGTGGCGGGGCTGGAAGCGCTCGTCACCGACACCGACCTCGTCGTCGCGGGCTGTAACCGCGGGGCGAACCTCGGCGCGTACGTTCTCGGGCGCTCGGGGACCGTCAGCGCCGCCGTCGAGGCCACTTTCTTCGACGTGCCGGCGATAGCCGTCTCGATGTACATCCCGGTCCGTGAGGACGCCGCCTTCGCCGACATCGAGGCCAACGGCGACAGCTACCGCGAGGCAGCGAAAGCAACGACCTATCTGGCCGACCACGCCGTCGACGCCGGTGTGTTCGAGCAGTGCGACTACCTGAATATCAACGCCCCCGTTGCCGAGTGGGGCGACGCACAGATGACGGTCACACGGCCGTCTCACCTCTACGAGATGGATGCTGTGCAGGATGGTGACGCTGTAACGCTCCACGACCGGATCTGGGAACACATGGCCGAGGGCGACATTCCCGACCCCGAGGGGACCGACCGTCGCGCCGTCGTCGACGGAAAGGTCAGCGTTTCGCCGCTGACTGCGCCGCACACGACGGAGCACCACGAAGCACTGGACGCCATCGCAGAGACGTACGAGCCGGGCGACAGCGGCGAGGCGGCCGACTGA
- a CDS encoding halocyanin domain-containing protein, protein MSSGSSSEPAAETGTETATATETATPTETPESTPESLDDWLDDANGYDGETHRYGPQSRPTIMLGEETDGGLAFSPPAIEVPPMTNVRWDWTGHGGQQNVVALDGTFDSGRTNAQSGTMYHYFFEEPGEYRYVSEPHRDEGMKGAIIVKEPPSSGNTKVDEWLAAASNFEGTIVDRTDTDTATVTAGAEGNGGKFAFDPPALKISTETTVRWEWTGDGGPHNIVSKGDGPLDSELVAEEGNTYEHTFEETGTYLYSCMPHKSLGMRGAIVVE, encoded by the coding sequence GTGTCCTCGGGAAGTAGTTCAGAACCAGCGGCCGAAACCGGAACCGAAACCGCGACGGCAACTGAAACTGCGACACCAACCGAAACACCTGAATCGACGCCCGAGTCGCTTGACGACTGGCTTGATGATGCCAACGGCTACGACGGCGAGACCCACAGATACGGCCCGCAGTCCCGACCAACAATTATGCTTGGCGAGGAGACGGACGGTGGACTGGCGTTCAGCCCACCGGCCATCGAAGTTCCGCCGATGACGAACGTTCGGTGGGACTGGACGGGCCACGGCGGTCAGCAGAACGTCGTCGCGCTCGACGGCACCTTCGACAGCGGCCGGACGAACGCCCAGTCCGGGACGATGTATCACTACTTCTTCGAGGAGCCCGGCGAGTACCGCTACGTCTCCGAACCGCATCGCGATGAGGGCATGAAGGGTGCGATTATTGTGAAGGAACCGCCGAGTTCAGGCAACACAAAAGTCGACGAGTGGCTCGCAGCGGCGAGTAACTTCGAGGGCACCATTGTCGACCGCACCGACACTGACACCGCAACTGTTACGGCCGGTGCGGAAGGCAACGGTGGAAAGTTCGCGTTCGACCCCCCAGCGCTGAAAATCTCGACCGAGACGACCGTCCGCTGGGAGTGGACCGGCGACGGTGGGCCACACAACATCGTCTCAAAAGGCGATGGCCCGCTCGACTCGGAACTCGTCGCCGAAGAAGGGAACACCTACGAACACACCTTCGAGGAGACCGGGACCTACCTGTACTCGTGTATGCCACACAAAAGTCTCGGGATGAGAGGCGCAATCGTTGTCGAGTAG
- a CDS encoding AarF/ABC1/UbiB kinase family protein, with translation MTSEERAADEPTGQTVSQPGGVGVRLRALWRALVIVWQFVPLLWQWGRDRKRFLLFGRSRSVAPETRTRRARYLKDTFVDLGPAFIKLGQMLSTRPDALPRAYVDVLSELQDNVPPDAWATIEPVIERELGDDIDTLFEAFDTTAISGASLGQVYEAQVDGQRVAVKVLRPNIRTRVESDLRVLSTLLPVLTYGADPGQAFTLENLTEEFATTVRREMDYGHEARMLREIGDNFANDDDIAIPDVVGSHSTDRVLTMTYLDGVKIDDVERLDELDIDRPALVRRLEEVYIQMIVEDGLFHADPHPGNLAVQPDGTLVFYDFGMTGYLGPRTQDQLLEFYVGLATDDVDRVMDAFVEMGALDPMADREVMREAFDIVIEQFRGEDISEYRIEQLVGQFEAQLYEFPMRLPQDLALVVRVTTVLEGVCRTLDPEFDFIEIISEYVMEQGAGDDVREQIKTEIQETVTGSTRSAVRAAPKLEDALDRVEREELLVKTVLEDSDGLSRVLAKRLLLGIVASAGVPVSAYLYTVSGLQPAGLALGGSAAVLGILAWSFRRRRGPALSSPQFTRHEMQQRQATDAADGDE, from the coding sequence GTGACAAGTGAGGAGCGTGCCGCCGATGAGCCGACGGGACAGACAGTGTCACAGCCGGGCGGCGTCGGCGTTCGGCTCCGGGCCCTCTGGCGAGCGCTCGTCATCGTCTGGCAGTTCGTCCCGCTGCTCTGGCAGTGGGGCCGGGACCGGAAACGGTTCCTCCTGTTCGGTCGGTCCCGGTCAGTGGCCCCCGAGACGCGGACGCGGCGCGCCCGCTACCTGAAGGATACGTTCGTCGACCTCGGCCCGGCGTTCATTAAACTCGGACAGATGCTCTCGACCCGGCCCGACGCCCTGCCGCGGGCGTACGTCGACGTGCTCTCGGAGCTACAGGACAACGTCCCACCGGACGCGTGGGCGACCATTGAGCCAGTTATCGAACGGGAGTTGGGCGACGATATCGATACGCTGTTCGAGGCGTTCGACACGACAGCCATTTCCGGGGCCTCGCTGGGCCAGGTGTACGAGGCACAGGTCGACGGCCAGCGGGTCGCCGTGAAAGTGCTTCGACCCAACATCAGGACGCGCGTCGAATCCGACCTGCGCGTGCTGTCGACGCTGCTACCGGTGCTCACCTACGGCGCAGACCCGGGCCAGGCGTTCACGCTGGAGAATCTCACCGAGGAGTTCGCAACGACGGTCCGCCGGGAGATGGATTACGGCCACGAGGCGCGAATGCTTCGGGAAATCGGCGACAACTTCGCAAACGACGACGACATCGCCATCCCGGACGTCGTCGGGAGCCACTCGACGGACCGCGTGCTGACGATGACGTACCTCGACGGCGTGAAAATCGACGACGTAGAGCGGCTGGACGAACTCGACATCGACAGGCCGGCACTTGTCCGCCGGCTCGAAGAGGTGTACATCCAGATGATCGTCGAGGACGGCCTCTTCCACGCTGACCCCCATCCCGGCAATCTGGCGGTCCAGCCCGACGGGACGCTCGTCTTCTACGATTTCGGGATGACCGGCTACCTTGGTCCCCGAACACAGGACCAGCTACTTGAGTTCTATGTCGGACTGGCAACAGACGACGTAGACCGGGTGATGGACGCCTTCGTCGAGATGGGCGCGCTGGACCCGATGGCCGACCGCGAGGTGATGCGGGAAGCATTCGACATCGTCATCGAGCAGTTCCGCGGCGAGGACATCAGTGAGTACCGCATCGAACAGCTCGTCGGCCAGTTCGAGGCGCAACTGTACGAGTTCCCGATGCGACTACCACAGGACCTGGCGCTGGTGGTCCGCGTGACAACGGTGCTTGAGGGCGTCTGTCGGACGCTCGACCCTGAGTTCGACTTCATCGAGATCATCTCCGAGTACGTCATGGAGCAAGGCGCCGGGGATGACGTTCGGGAGCAGATCAAGACGGAAATCCAAGAGACAGTGACTGGCTCGACCCGGTCAGCGGTGCGAGCAGCGCCGAAGCTAGAGGACGCACTCGACAGGGTCGAGCGCGAAGAACTGCTTGTCAAGACCGTCCTGGAAGACTCCGACGGACTGAGTCGGGTGCTTGCCAAGCGGCTCCTGCTCGGTATCGTCGCTAGCGCCGGCGTGCCGGTGAGTGCCTACCTCTACACCGTGAGCGGGCTTCAGCCAGCAGGCCTCGCGCTGGGCGGGAGCGCGGCGGTGCTCGGAATTCTCGCGTGGTCGTTCCGCCGACGGCGCGGGCCGGCGCTGTCCTCGCCACAGTTCACCCGTCACGAGATGCAACAGCGACAGGCAACTGACGCCGCGGACGGAGACGAGTAA
- a CDS encoding prephenate dehydrogenase/arogenate dehydrogenase family protein, with protein MNVLVVGAGAMGQWFAHTVRTHADATVAFTDLDQSAAEAAADAVGGRAVASDAAETFDVVCIAVPMPVAETAIDEFAPCATDAIVDVTGSMAGPVAAMRDAMPNGQRLSLHPLFAPENAPGNVAVVADGSGPETEAVVDAIAAAGNNCFETTVSEHDEAMETVQASAHAAVLAFAMAAADVPEQFQTPISAGLFDLVGQVTGGDSRVYADIQRTFDGADAVADAARELADADAETFEQLYEQLS; from the coding sequence ATGAACGTCCTCGTCGTTGGCGCCGGCGCGATGGGCCAGTGGTTCGCACACACGGTCCGGACCCACGCCGACGCGACCGTTGCCTTCACGGACCTCGACCAGTCGGCCGCCGAAGCCGCTGCCGACGCGGTCGGCGGGCGCGCTGTCGCCAGCGACGCGGCCGAGACTTTCGATGTCGTCTGTATCGCAGTGCCGATGCCCGTCGCCGAGACGGCTATCGACGAGTTCGCGCCGTGTGCTACGGACGCAATCGTTGACGTAACGGGGAGCATGGCAGGCCCCGTCGCAGCGATGCGGGACGCGATGCCCAATGGCCAACGACTCAGCCTGCACCCACTGTTTGCCCCCGAGAACGCGCCTGGGAACGTCGCCGTCGTCGCTGACGGGTCGGGGCCCGAAACCGAAGCCGTCGTCGACGCAATCGCTGCAGCCGGAAACAACTGCTTCGAGACGACGGTGTCGGAACACGACGAAGCCATGGAAACGGTCCAGGCCAGCGCTCACGCCGCCGTACTCGCGTTCGCGATGGCCGCCGCCGACGTGCCCGAGCAGTTTCAGACGCCGATTTCGGCCGGCCTGTTCGACCTCGTCGGGCAGGTCACCGGCGGCGACTCGCGGGTGTATGCCGATATTCAGCGGACATTCGACGGCGCGGACGCGGTCGCCGACGCCGCCAGGGAACTCGCCGACGCCGACGCAGAGACGTTCGAGCAGCTCTACGAGCAACTCTCATGA
- a CDS encoding small ribosomal subunit Rsm22 family protein — MNQDTRQQIRDNAQYLRNVRPLDPEELHEYVEGQPHPAVVKQVLREEAFDLGIVEQDDGTFVPAPEGRLSVTFDGVERFPDSYEQQVIDLLTEWGGLEWHSGDSGDELRERIRDIKERYLQGKAVEYDELTALGYAVYHLPDYYAVAKYVLADLAADGLLPSQLRVLDVGAGVGGPALALRDLLPDDALLDYHAVEPSAAADVLESLLADSGQNVRWEIHRSLAEEFDPASPLAGDDSGGAGGGDGDDSEGYDLIIFGNVLSELDDAAATLYRYVEALADDGTLLALAPADRNTAIQLRTVEREVADGGPATVYGPTVRLWPHQSPDSESWSFDRKPDIEVPTMQQRLDDPAGGTGEFVNTDVQFAYSVLRTDGKRMHDVTPDRGIHAPMADAENYVTDRVNFLGVKLSHDLAEREGSNPLYLLGDGSQKVDHFAVLTEASILNEDIRKADYGDLLSFENALVLWNDDEEAYNVVVDGETVVDRAR; from the coding sequence ATGAACCAGGACACACGCCAGCAGATACGCGACAACGCCCAGTACCTCCGGAACGTCCGACCGCTGGACCCCGAGGAGCTACACGAATACGTCGAGGGCCAGCCCCACCCCGCCGTCGTCAAGCAGGTGCTCCGAGAGGAAGCGTTCGACCTTGGCATCGTCGAGCAGGATGACGGGACCTTCGTGCCGGCACCGGAGGGTCGCCTGTCGGTAACGTTCGACGGCGTCGAACGGTTCCCCGACAGCTACGAACAGCAGGTCATCGACCTGCTGACGGAGTGGGGCGGACTGGAGTGGCACAGCGGTGACAGCGGTGACGAACTCCGTGAGCGTATCCGCGACATCAAGGAGCGGTACCTCCAGGGCAAGGCCGTCGAATACGACGAACTGACCGCGCTGGGCTATGCCGTCTACCACCTGCCGGACTACTACGCCGTGGCGAAATACGTCCTCGCGGACCTCGCCGCTGACGGCCTGCTTCCGTCACAGCTTCGAGTGCTTGACGTGGGGGCCGGCGTCGGTGGCCCTGCACTCGCCCTGCGCGACCTACTCCCCGACGACGCCCTGCTGGATTACCACGCCGTCGAGCCGAGCGCTGCCGCGGATGTGCTGGAGAGCCTACTGGCAGATAGCGGCCAGAATGTCCGCTGGGAGATCCACCGGTCGCTCGCCGAGGAATTCGACCCGGCGTCGCCGCTTGCTGGCGACGACAGCGGTGGAGCGGGTGGTGGCGATGGCGACGACAGCGAGGGATACGACCTCATCATCTTCGGCAACGTCCTCAGCGAACTCGACGACGCGGCGGCGACCCTCTACCGGTACGTCGAGGCGCTTGCCGACGACGGGACGTTGCTGGCGCTGGCTCCGGCCGACCGGAACACAGCCATACAGCTCCGAACAGTCGAGCGCGAGGTGGCCGATGGCGGCCCGGCGACGGTGTATGGGCCGACGGTGCGGCTCTGGCCCCACCAGTCTCCCGACAGCGAGTCGTGGTCGTTCGACCGCAAACCGGATATCGAGGTGCCAACCATGCAACAGCGCCTCGACGACCCTGCCGGCGGAACGGGCGAGTTCGTCAACACGGACGTGCAGTTCGCCTACAGCGTCTTGCGAACCGACGGCAAGCGGATGCACGATGTAACACCGGACCGGGGCATCCACGCGCCGATGGCCGACGCCGAGAACTACGTCACCGACCGGGTGAACTTCCTCGGGGTCAAACTCAGCCACGACCTCGCCGAACGGGAGGGTTCGAACCCGCTGTACTTGCTCGGCGATGGGAGTCAGAAGGTCGACCACTTCGCCGTGCTCACCGAAGCGTCGATACTGAACGAGGACATCCGGAAAGCCGACTACGGCGACCTGCTGTCCTTCGAGAACGCCCTGGTCCTGTGGAACGACGACGAGGAGGCGTACAACGTCGTCGTCGACGGCGAGACGGTCGTCGATCGAGCGCGCTAG